Proteins encoded together in one Terriglobus saanensis SP1PR4 window:
- the pruA gene encoding L-glutamate gamma-semialdehyde dehydrogenase has product MTTSANTSLPVFANEPFCDFSDAKIAQQMREAIQHAESRLTAEKYPLVLNGEEKTTKTEIVSVNPARPSQTIGVYASADASHVPSAVASASKAFASWSAQSTEKRADLLLRAASLLRERKMEFNAWLVLEAGKNWGEADADTAEAIDFLEYYALQAIQLAHAKPSIQYPGEENQLVYLPLGVGAVLPPWNFPLAIMAGMTCAAIVMGNTVVLKPSPLTPTIALRFVELLLECGLPEGVVTLCQGGPEFGDALVGHPEVQFIAFTGSKKVGLHIHAKAAQTQPGQRGIKRTILELGGKDGIIVDADADLESAANGVVASAFGFNGQKCSACSRVIVDQSVHDEFVEMLKTRVAALAQGDPVENFATGPVANDAAYDRVLGYIQDGATRGTIVAGGHAKTKPEDGYYIEPTVITGLTSSDRLCQEEIFGPVLTVIAAKDFDDALRIANDTEYGLTGAIYSSSEEKLHRAAREFHVGNLYFNRKCTGAMVGAHPFGGFKMSGTDSKAGGPDYLHLFSQAKSIARKLA; this is encoded by the coding sequence ATGACCACGAGTGCGAATACTTCCCTGCCCGTTTTTGCGAATGAACCCTTTTGTGACTTTTCCGACGCGAAGATCGCGCAACAGATGCGTGAAGCCATTCAGCACGCAGAATCGCGGCTGACGGCAGAAAAATATCCGCTCGTCCTCAATGGAGAAGAGAAAACCACCAAGACCGAAATCGTCTCCGTGAATCCAGCGCGCCCGAGCCAGACCATCGGTGTCTATGCCTCCGCCGACGCTTCGCACGTTCCGTCTGCAGTAGCGAGCGCGTCCAAAGCCTTTGCTTCCTGGAGTGCTCAAAGCACGGAGAAGCGCGCCGATCTTTTGCTGCGCGCAGCCAGTCTCCTGCGCGAACGCAAGATGGAGTTCAACGCCTGGTTAGTTCTGGAAGCCGGCAAGAACTGGGGCGAAGCGGATGCAGATACGGCCGAAGCCATCGACTTTCTTGAGTACTACGCGCTCCAGGCAATTCAGCTTGCCCACGCAAAACCCTCCATCCAGTATCCAGGCGAAGAGAACCAGCTCGTCTATCTGCCGCTTGGCGTCGGCGCAGTTCTTCCTCCATGGAACTTCCCTCTCGCCATCATGGCTGGTATGACCTGCGCCGCCATCGTGATGGGAAACACCGTCGTCCTGAAACCATCACCTCTCACTCCAACCATTGCACTGCGCTTTGTCGAACTGCTTCTCGAATGCGGTCTGCCGGAAGGCGTGGTGACCCTCTGCCAAGGCGGGCCCGAGTTCGGTGACGCCCTCGTCGGTCACCCTGAAGTTCAATTCATCGCCTTTACCGGATCCAAGAAAGTCGGTCTGCATATTCACGCCAAGGCTGCGCAGACGCAGCCCGGACAGCGCGGCATCAAGCGCACCATTCTTGAGCTTGGTGGTAAGGACGGCATCATTGTGGATGCGGATGCAGACCTGGAGAGCGCCGCAAACGGTGTTGTGGCCTCTGCCTTTGGCTTCAACGGGCAAAAGTGCTCCGCATGTTCGCGCGTCATTGTGGATCAATCCGTTCATGATGAATTCGTAGAGATGTTGAAGACCCGCGTCGCCGCGCTTGCACAGGGAGATCCTGTTGAGAATTTCGCCACGGGCCCCGTCGCCAACGATGCTGCCTATGATCGCGTCCTCGGCTACATTCAGGACGGCGCAACGCGCGGCACCATCGTTGCGGGCGGCCACGCCAAAACGAAACCTGAAGACGGCTACTACATTGAGCCCACTGTCATCACCGGACTTACCTCCAGCGACCGGCTCTGCCAGGAAGAAATCTTCGGCCCCGTGCTCACAGTGATTGCCGCAAAGGACTTCGATGACGCCTTGCGTATCGCCAACGACACTGAATACGGTCTCACCGGCGCGATTTATAGCAGCTCCGAAGAAAAGCTCCATCGCGCGGCGCGTGAGTTCCACGTCGGCAATCTCTACTTCAACCGCAAGTGCACAGGCGCCATGGTGGGAGCGCATCCCTTCGGTGGATTCAAGATGTCTGGCACCGATTCGAAGGCTGGCGGCCCGGATTACCTACACCTGTTCTCGCAAGCCAAATCGATCGCGCGCAAGCTCGCCTGA
- a CDS encoding glycosyltransferase family 39 protein has translation MALSKMLADLPVETGSGINPKKEGLRQTLQLASIFAVVTLALHVAINLRAQHLGYELFRDEMYYILCGRHLAWGYVDQPPIVALAARFSELVFGWHSVALFRMLPSLAGALEVAGTGLLVREMGGRRLAQGLAMLGVLTCTVVLAIDAFLSMNCFEPLFWMGTAYGILRAVRGDGELWWIVAGVMAGLGLENKWNEVFFLFSVLAALLVIPAVRKTLDRWFAVCIAVIVLIALPNILWQVHRGWPTLVWLHNAGTQGKNIVYGPGMFLWNQIFLLGPLSSLLWVGGLIWLLTSPRARGLRWIGVAYVVYFLGMMAMHANDYYLAPVYPLLFAAGGVAWSQWLAPGRARRIAIPVYSFLIMVYGVLGILSVQPVLTPPEYVRYILPSGLKPRQFNAALNSPLYELAADMTGWQEQANKLAEAYWSLSPADRAKAGILVGNYGEASAVNLFRPDVPTAISGHQNYWYWGPQGHDGSVMVAFGEKREVLEQRFTSVTEISKVYNQWGHTFESGPVYLCRGAKQNLMEAWPAWKRWF, from the coding sequence ATGGCTTTAAGCAAAATGCTGGCAGATCTTCCTGTCGAGACAGGAAGCGGAATCAACCCAAAGAAAGAGGGACTACGTCAAACACTGCAGCTGGCATCCATCTTTGCGGTGGTCACATTGGCGCTGCACGTCGCGATCAACTTACGTGCACAGCATTTGGGTTATGAGCTCTTCCGTGACGAGATGTATTACATCCTCTGCGGACGTCACCTTGCATGGGGCTATGTGGATCAGCCGCCCATTGTGGCGCTGGCAGCTCGATTTTCGGAGCTAGTCTTCGGGTGGCACTCAGTCGCTCTGTTTCGAATGCTGCCCTCTCTTGCCGGAGCTCTGGAGGTAGCCGGAACCGGTTTACTGGTGCGGGAGATGGGTGGCCGACGCCTCGCGCAAGGACTCGCGATGCTGGGGGTTCTGACCTGCACAGTTGTACTCGCAATCGATGCATTTCTCTCGATGAACTGCTTTGAACCGCTCTTCTGGATGGGAACCGCTTATGGGATACTGCGTGCCGTAAGGGGTGACGGCGAACTTTGGTGGATCGTAGCCGGAGTCATGGCTGGCCTTGGTCTGGAAAATAAATGGAATGAAGTGTTCTTCCTCTTCTCTGTGCTGGCAGCACTTTTGGTGATTCCTGCTGTGCGAAAGACTTTGGACCGATGGTTCGCCGTGTGCATCGCGGTGATCGTTTTGATTGCGCTACCGAACATCCTTTGGCAGGTTCATCGGGGCTGGCCGACTCTGGTCTGGCTGCACAACGCCGGAACGCAGGGTAAGAACATCGTCTACGGACCAGGGATGTTCTTGTGGAATCAGATCTTCCTCCTCGGTCCTCTATCGTCACTGCTATGGGTCGGCGGTCTCATCTGGTTGCTGACCAGCCCGCGCGCACGTGGGTTACGTTGGATAGGCGTGGCGTACGTCGTGTACTTCCTGGGCATGATGGCAATGCATGCGAACGATTACTATCTTGCGCCGGTGTACCCGCTGCTCTTCGCCGCAGGCGGCGTCGCCTGGAGCCAGTGGCTGGCGCCAGGACGTGCGCGCCGCATCGCGATTCCCGTATATTCCTTCCTGATTATGGTGTATGGGGTGCTAGGCATTCTGAGCGTGCAGCCGGTTCTAACACCACCGGAGTATGTCCGCTACATCCTACCGAGCGGCCTCAAGCCACGCCAGTTCAACGCCGCGTTGAACTCACCACTGTATGAACTAGCGGCTGACATGACAGGATGGCAGGAGCAGGCAAATAAGCTAGCCGAGGCTTACTGGTCACTCTCTCCAGCGGACCGAGCAAAAGCGGGGATCCTGGTTGGTAATTACGGCGAGGCAAGCGCAGTCAATCTCTTCCGGCCGGATGTGCCCACAGCGATCAGCGGTCATCAGAACTACTGGTACTGGGGGCCGCAAGGGCACGATGGATCCGTCATGGTGGCTTTTGGAGAAAAGCGAGAGGTTCTCGAACAGCGTTTTACGAGTGTGACCGAGATCTCGAAAGTCTACAACCAGTGGGGCCATACGTTCGAGTCCGGGCCCGTGTACCTCTGCCGCGGAGCAAAACAGAACCTCATGGAAGCATGGCCAGCGTGGAAGAGATGGTTCTAA
- a CDS encoding S10 family peptidase → MLASRRILLLFAVAFTSLSGTAQQRAGAGTQYGPATAQPGGIQPAATLIHKDEVPEEKPVVTQHSITLHGKTLAYTATTGRMPIKTSAGVTDAEMFYVAYTLDGATKKRPLTFVFNGGPGSATIWLHMGAFGPRKVRMLPNGFMPAPPFEIEDNEQTWLDQTDLVFIDAIGTGYSRALSPEAGKKYWGLLGDLDAFGEFIRLYLQKNSRWQSPLYLAGESYGTTRAAGLSGWLVDHGIALNGIVLISTVLNFQSTGFAVGNDLPYISFLPTYALTAAYHHKLAPELNDHPEALKKEVEAWATTEYPVILQKGDSLTPAEYQSAVDHLARFTGLSKTFIAHSDLRVDLSHFDAELLREEGKTVGRLDGRFTGTNASGTQQSTDFDPSEAGIRPPYTSAFGDYVKQELNYDSDLVYWVLGGGIGPWEYPGGGRSGFPDVSQMLLRAFAKNPYMHVLVAEGYYDAATPLFGVEYTLNHMGLTPEMHKNIVRDTFVAGHMVYIDTPSIKKLKKDVDTLYRETAPK, encoded by the coding sequence ATGTTGGCATCACGTCGCATCCTTCTTCTGTTTGCCGTTGCATTCACCTCTCTCAGCGGCACGGCACAGCAGCGTGCGGGCGCGGGAACTCAGTACGGACCTGCCACAGCCCAGCCAGGAGGAATCCAGCCCGCCGCAACGCTCATCCACAAAGATGAAGTGCCCGAAGAAAAGCCAGTGGTCACGCAGCACAGCATCACGCTGCACGGAAAGACACTCGCCTACACAGCGACCACCGGACGCATGCCCATCAAGACCTCCGCAGGCGTAACCGATGCCGAGATGTTTTACGTCGCCTACACATTGGATGGAGCCACCAAGAAGCGCCCTCTGACCTTCGTCTTCAACGGCGGTCCTGGCTCTGCCACCATCTGGCTGCACATGGGCGCCTTCGGTCCGCGTAAGGTCAGGATGCTTCCTAACGGATTCATGCCTGCACCTCCCTTCGAGATTGAAGACAACGAGCAGACATGGCTGGACCAGACCGACCTCGTCTTCATCGACGCCATCGGAACCGGTTACAGCCGCGCCCTCAGTCCAGAAGCAGGCAAGAAATACTGGGGTCTGCTCGGCGATCTCGATGCCTTCGGCGAATTTATAAGACTTTACCTGCAAAAAAATTCTCGCTGGCAGTCTCCGCTCTATCTTGCAGGAGAGAGCTACGGCACCACGCGTGCCGCCGGACTCTCGGGTTGGCTCGTCGATCACGGCATAGCCCTCAACGGCATTGTGCTGATCTCAACCGTTCTCAACTTTCAATCCACCGGCTTCGCTGTTGGCAACGATCTTCCATACATCTCGTTTCTTCCCACCTATGCGCTCACTGCCGCCTACCATCACAAACTCGCTCCTGAATTAAATGACCATCCAGAGGCCCTCAAGAAAGAAGTCGAAGCGTGGGCCACCACGGAGTATCCCGTCATCCTGCAAAAGGGCGATTCGCTTACTCCCGCGGAGTATCAGTCGGCGGTAGACCATCTCGCCCGCTTCACCGGTCTAAGTAAAACCTTTATCGCGCACAGTGACCTCCGCGTTGACCTGTCGCACTTCGACGCCGAGCTTCTGCGGGAAGAAGGTAAGACCGTGGGACGTCTCGATGGTCGCTTCACCGGTACCAACGCCTCCGGTACGCAGCAGTCCACAGACTTCGATCCCAGCGAAGCTGGGATCCGTCCTCCCTATACCTCTGCCTTCGGTGACTACGTAAAACAGGAGCTCAACTACGACAGCGACCTGGTCTACTGGGTTCTCGGTGGAGGCATCGGTCCCTGGGAGTATCCAGGCGGTGGCCGCAGCGGCTTTCCCGACGTAAGCCAGATGCTCCTGCGAGCCTTCGCCAAGAACCCCTACATGCATGTTCTTGTAGCCGAGGGATACTACGACGCCGCAACGCCTCTCTTCGGTGTGGAATATACCCTGAACCACATGGGTCTTACCCCAGAGATGCACAAGAACATTGTGCGCGACACCTTCGTTGCCGGGCACATGGTCTACATCGACACACCCTCTATCAAGAAGCTAAAAAAGGATGTCGATACGCTGTACCGCGAAACCGCACCGAAGTAG
- a CDS encoding glycosyltransferase gives MKILFASTPVTGHVNPMLAAAYILANAGHTTAFYTGRLFREQTEAVGAGFYPLPVDVDYDVRDAAAAFPQLGRCKPGPERTLATLKSVFVDSMSSQFKGLEAVLKAFPADLIVHETTFCGVLPLLLGPRSARPASAYLNNTSLQLPREDGAPVGPGSPALPPTTDTAQRAAYQAIAQDFDATITYPILEYTNKILHDLGVPPLPARLLESVSTLSDLMLQPSVASFEYPLRESQPKLHFIGSLFQKGSGELPPRIKEAKEAGRKIVLVSQGTIANNDLGQLVAPAIQAFGDREDLLLVITTGGRPVESIPCPLRANTLAASNFDLQKIMPYVDALIAFGGYGTVTQALSFGVPMALGGKGQDKPENAARIAWLGCGIDLGTDTPTVEQLREAVKNLLTIPTYRDRAKEIAQEFAAHDPAQELPQLLEALVAAR, from the coding sequence ATGAAGATCCTATTTGCAAGCACCCCCGTCACGGGCCACGTCAACCCAATGCTGGCAGCCGCATATATCCTGGCAAATGCCGGACACACGACTGCCTTTTATACAGGCAGATTGTTTCGTGAACAGACGGAAGCGGTCGGCGCAGGTTTCTACCCGCTTCCTGTAGACGTCGACTATGACGTGCGAGATGCCGCAGCCGCTTTTCCGCAATTGGGTCGATGTAAACCCGGTCCCGAACGCACTCTTGCCACACTCAAATCCGTTTTTGTCGATTCGATGTCCTCTCAGTTCAAAGGGCTCGAAGCCGTACTGAAAGCATTCCCGGCCGATTTGATCGTTCACGAGACCACGTTTTGCGGTGTGCTTCCACTTCTTCTCGGTCCACGATCAGCACGTCCCGCCAGCGCTTATCTCAACAACACCTCACTCCAGCTTCCACGGGAGGACGGAGCACCCGTCGGTCCGGGGAGCCCAGCGCTACCGCCTACAACAGACACAGCGCAACGTGCGGCATACCAAGCCATCGCACAGGACTTCGATGCGACGATCACCTACCCAATTCTGGAGTACACCAACAAGATTCTTCACGACCTGGGGGTGCCACCTCTGCCAGCACGCCTTTTAGAATCCGTAAGCACCCTCTCCGATCTCATGCTTCAGCCTAGTGTGGCGAGTTTTGAGTATCCGCTTCGCGAATCGCAGCCAAAACTGCACTTTATCGGATCCCTTTTTCAAAAGGGATCGGGCGAACTGCCGCCGCGGATAAAAGAAGCCAAAGAAGCAGGACGCAAGATTGTTTTAGTGAGCCAGGGAACCATCGCGAATAACGATCTGGGACAGCTCGTAGCCCCTGCCATTCAGGCCTTCGGTGATCGTGAGGATCTGCTGCTCGTGATCACCACGGGAGGCCGACCGGTCGAAAGCATCCCATGCCCACTCCGTGCGAATACTCTAGCTGCCTCGAATTTCGACCTTCAAAAAATCATGCCATACGTCGACGCGCTGATTGCCTTTGGTGGTTACGGCACGGTAACGCAGGCGCTCAGCTTCGGTGTGCCCATGGCCCTGGGTGGTAAAGGCCAGGACAAACCGGAAAACGCAGCGCGCATTGCATGGCTTGGATGCGGTATCGATCTCGGCACAGACACGCCAACAGTCGAGCAACTGCGCGAAGCGGTGAAAAATCTTCTGACGATACCGACATATCGCGATCGCGCAAAGGAGATCGCGCAGGAGTTCGCAGCCCATGATCCGGCCCAGGAGTTACCACAGCTGCTCGAAGCGCTTGTTGCCGCTCGGTGA
- a CDS encoding outer membrane beta-barrel protein has product MSVAGYTGFRLSSSSSRVVRMLTLFALTAAFSAVSQQLPDAPSTAQNIAPKGFFSRWAKFYREDWNGTAGSGPAPPRRGLPSPLSSPPFPNVDWSYGGSPTLGEADTNVYPLMTAINGASSRTKIYGWIEPTVNFSTSRDRNYPTANDIYSNSFELNQAVVYIERLPDSVQRDHIDWGFHLTGFYGTDYRSTTDKGYFSQQLINNDKQYGFDPVLEYVDIYFPHVAKGMNLRAGRYISIPGIEAQLTPNNYVFSHSLLYAVDPFTDTGVLATIQVTDQLVVQAGVSGSHDVALWTADAKPSFTGCVSYTTKSVNDNVYLCANGINDGKYAFNNLQMYDGTWYHKIGSTWHIATEAYVMYQRDVPNVNGPIAPEKGTNGANCRTGLNSCLAPEWAVVNYLNKQLSPHDFLSFRSDFLNDKKGQRTGYATRYSEGTVMLSHWIGSTIQIRPEARFDHSWDKNGYDKGTRRNQFTVATDIIFHF; this is encoded by the coding sequence ATGTCAGTAGCAGGTTACACGGGGTTCCGTTTGTCTTCCTCTTCATCTCGCGTTGTTCGGATGCTCACGCTCTTCGCGCTCACGGCCGCATTCTCCGCCGTGTCGCAGCAACTGCCGGATGCCCCCTCCACCGCGCAGAACATAGCCCCAAAGGGCTTCTTCAGCCGTTGGGCAAAGTTCTATCGAGAAGATTGGAACGGCACAGCTGGCTCCGGCCCCGCCCCGCCGAGACGCGGCCTGCCATCCCCATTGAGCTCTCCACCCTTCCCGAATGTGGATTGGTCCTACGGGGGTTCCCCCACCCTTGGTGAGGCCGACACAAATGTCTACCCATTGATGACGGCGATCAATGGAGCCAGCAGCCGGACGAAGATCTACGGTTGGATCGAGCCCACCGTGAACTTCAGTACCTCGCGGGACCGCAACTATCCAACCGCAAACGATATCTATTCGAATAGCTTCGAGCTTAACCAGGCCGTCGTCTACATTGAACGGCTGCCTGATTCTGTTCAGCGCGATCACATCGACTGGGGATTTCACCTCACCGGTTTCTATGGAACCGACTACCGCTCCACGACCGACAAGGGCTACTTCAGCCAGCAACTCATCAACAACGACAAGCAGTACGGCTTCGATCCCGTACTCGAATACGTCGACATCTACTTTCCCCACGTTGCGAAGGGAATGAATCTCCGCGCTGGCCGTTACATTTCTATTCCGGGCATCGAAGCCCAACTCACGCCGAATAACTACGTGTTCAGCCACTCGCTTCTGTACGCTGTCGATCCCTTCACGGACACAGGCGTGCTCGCAACCATCCAGGTCACCGATCAACTCGTCGTGCAGGCAGGTGTCTCCGGAAGCCACGATGTCGCACTCTGGACCGCGGATGCCAAGCCCTCATTTACGGGCTGTGTCAGCTACACGACGAAATCCGTCAACGACAACGTCTACCTCTGCGCCAACGGCATCAACGACGGCAAGTACGCCTTCAACAATCTGCAGATGTACGACGGCACCTGGTATCACAAGATCGGAAGCACATGGCACATCGCTACCGAAGCCTATGTCATGTATCAGCGCGATGTCCCCAACGTGAACGGCCCCATCGCACCGGAGAAGGGCACCAACGGCGCGAACTGCAGGACCGGCTTAAATAGCTGTCTTGCACCGGAGTGGGCCGTCGTGAACTACCTCAACAAACAGCTTTCGCCGCATGACTTTCTCTCGTTCCGGTCGGACTTTCTAAACGACAAGAAAGGCCAGCGCACCGGATACGCAACGCGCTACAGCGAAGGAACCGTCATGCTCAGCCACTGGATCGGCTCCACGATCCAGATTCGCCCGGAGGCTCGCTTCGATCACTCCTGGGACAAGAATGGCTATGACAAAGGAACGCGACGCAATCAATTTACTGTCGCAACCGATATCATCTTTCATTTTTGA